The following are from one region of the Candidatus Obscuribacterales bacterium genome:
- a CDS encoding cytochrome c — MKRIIFLVALVQLSFLVETVSANPQNKLSKSAIEGKALFATMNCASCHTVGQEGGCLGPPLAGVGSRRTKGFLEARLTNTKEAELKFQSEYSYHAELMPHPRFAPETANKLIAYLQTLPSPKGGFQIEPHKPLEAKSRNANEIKEATAADIAEGARNFYKFGCAACHSIGNIGGSLGPALDGVGGFRDLDFITDHITDAQIHTRMLKGDEGTSKMPHFKATEKEIDQIAAFLYTLKSKK, encoded by the coding sequence GTGAAAAGAATTATCTTCCTCGTAGCTTTAGTACAGCTGTCCTTCTTAGTCGAAACTGTTTCAGCCAATCCGCAAAATAAATTATCAAAATCGGCAATTGAAGGCAAAGCTCTATTTGCAACAATGAATTGCGCCAGTTGCCATACCGTAGGGCAAGAAGGTGGGTGCTTGGGCCCACCATTGGCAGGCGTCGGTTCCCGCCGCACGAAAGGATTTCTCGAAGCACGTCTTACAAATACAAAAGAAGCCGAACTGAAATTCCAATCGGAATATAGCTATCACGCCGAATTAATGCCGCATCCAAGGTTTGCTCCTGAGACGGCCAATAAGTTGATTGCCTACTTGCAAACATTGCCCAGTCCTAAAGGTGGCTTTCAAATAGAGCCTCATAAACCATTAGAGGCAAAGTCAAGAAATGCGAATGAAATCAAAGAAGCAACAGCAGCTGATATCGCTGAAGGCGCACGCAACTTTTACAAATTCGGTTGCGCCGCCTGTCATTCAATCGGCAATATTGGAGGATCATTAGGACCTGCTCTTGATGGAGTGGGCGGGTTTAGAGATCTTGATTTCATAACCGATCACATCACGGACGCGCAAATTCATACAAGAATGTTGAAGGGTGATGAAGGCACAAGCAAGATGCCTCACTTCAAAGCAACCGAAAAAGAAATTGACCAAATCGCGGCTTTTCTGTATACATTGAAGTCTAAGAAGTAG
- a CDS encoding AbrB/MazE/SpoVT family DNA-binding domain-containing protein, translated as MTTATVTSKGQITIPQSVRQRLGIDAGHRIEFVEVSDGEFSIKPLIEDVSSLKGLLKKPAKHVSIEDMRAAIRRRGAGK; from the coding sequence ATGACGACAGCCACGGTTACCAGCAAAGGACAAATAACCATACCTCAATCGGTTAGGCAGAGACTAGGGATTGATGCTGGTCACCGCATAGAATTTGTAGAAGTTAGTGATGGTGAGTTTTCGATCAAGCCGCTAATTGAGGATGTGAGTTCTCTTAAAGGACTACTCAAAAAACCGGCTAAGCATGTCTCTATTGAAGATATGCGCGCGGCAATACGGCGTCGCGGAGCAGGCAAGTGA
- the nadB gene encoding L-aspartate oxidase, which translates to MTSTTDSLKFDSLVVGSGLAGLLSALELANQGQSVALVSKGALVESNTSWAQGGLAAVTPASFLDSPEKHFQDTIKSGAGLTDQLTAWLIIRDGAKLVEKLGQLGVNFDIRENKTFDLALEGGHRQPRVLHCKDTTGRSITTALAEHVRSHANITVLEHCAALDLIVQENNCLGAYFINGKSTITILANNTLLASGGIGQVFSRTTNPLVATGDGIAMAYRAGAALADMEFVQFHPTALFVKDAPAFLISEAVRGAGAILTDDNEEPFMHRFHENGELATRDIVARAIHTTIRRQAKPYVYLDMRPIGIEKLAERFPHIINNCRHWGIDPLIQPVPVAPAAHYFMGGILTNVDGQTSVDNLYAIGECAANGLHGANRLASNSLLEAGVMAIRVTQCIAKNVSRTTKTHTIGPARKLMAAPLDAEKLKESLYKNAGIVRNAESLTELASSLFQESMLAPRNTVAQAESANMLIMGKLIARAALLRTESRGAHYRADHPQDDERMKQRLIVMNGKWSWLEPKAISLDDDCASPQIQPVAQPLAGDVFAIAQAKKEKNTNRHRPQGTSPKHS; encoded by the coding sequence ATGACATCAACAACAGATTCATTAAAATTTGACAGCCTGGTAGTTGGCTCAGGACTAGCTGGACTGCTCTCAGCCCTGGAGCTTGCCAATCAAGGTCAATCAGTCGCCCTTGTCTCAAAAGGTGCGCTTGTTGAATCTAATACTTCTTGGGCACAAGGTGGACTCGCTGCGGTAACACCTGCAAGTTTTCTCGATTCACCGGAAAAACACTTCCAAGACACAATTAAATCCGGCGCCGGATTAACCGATCAATTAACAGCGTGGCTCATAATTCGCGACGGCGCAAAATTAGTCGAAAAGTTAGGTCAACTCGGAGTCAATTTTGACATCAGAGAAAATAAAACTTTCGATTTAGCACTAGAAGGCGGTCACCGCCAACCTCGTGTCTTGCACTGCAAAGATACAACCGGCAGATCAATTACAACTGCATTAGCAGAACACGTGCGGTCACACGCAAATATCACAGTACTCGAACATTGCGCGGCACTAGATTTAATTGTTCAAGAAAATAATTGTCTGGGCGCTTATTTCATTAATGGCAAATCCACAATCACAATTCTTGCCAACAATACACTCCTTGCCTCCGGTGGAATTGGTCAAGTCTTCTCGCGTACAACAAATCCACTTGTCGCAACAGGCGACGGCATTGCAATGGCATACAGAGCAGGCGCGGCGCTTGCCGATATGGAATTTGTGCAATTCCATCCGACAGCTCTTTTCGTTAAGGATGCACCAGCATTTTTAATTTCAGAAGCAGTACGCGGCGCAGGCGCAATTCTCACTGACGACAATGAAGAGCCATTCATGCACCGCTTTCATGAAAACGGTGAGTTAGCAACGCGTGACATTGTCGCTCGCGCAATTCACACTACAATTCGCAGACAAGCTAAACCATATGTGTATTTAGATATGAGACCAATTGGTATAGAAAAGCTTGCCGAAAGATTTCCACACATCATCAATAATTGCCGCCATTGGGGAATTGATCCACTAATACAGCCCGTGCCTGTTGCACCTGCAGCACACTATTTCATGGGTGGAATTTTGACAAATGTTGATGGTCAGACATCGGTAGATAATTTGTACGCAATTGGCGAATGCGCCGCAAATGGCTTGCATGGCGCAAATAGACTCGCTAGCAATTCACTGTTAGAGGCAGGCGTAATGGCAATTCGCGTCACTCAGTGTATTGCTAAAAATGTAAGTCGGACAACAAAAACACATACCATTGGACCAGCGCGAAAATTAATGGCCGCTCCGCTAGATGCCGAAAAATTGAAAGAATCTCTCTACAAAAACGCCGGTATTGTGCGTAATGCTGAATCATTAACTGAGCTTGCATCATCATTATTCCAAGAATCGATGCTTGCACCACGCAACACTGTTGCGCAAGCAGAATCAGCAAATATGTTGATCATGGGCAAATTAATTGCTCGCGCAGCACTTTTGCGTACCGAATCAAGAGGCGCTCATTACCGCGCAGATCATCCACAGGATGATGAGCGCATGAAGCAGCGCCTAATTGTTATGAATGGAAAATGGTCCTGGCTTGAGCCGAAAGCAATTAGCCTCGACGACGACTGCGCTTCTCCTCAAATCCAGCCTGTTGCTCAGCCTTTAGCTGGAGACGTCTTTGCAATTGCGCAGGCGAAAAAGGAAAAGAACACCAACCGGCACCGCCCACAGGGCACGTCCCCAAAACATTCGTAA
- the smc gene encoding chromosome segregation protein SMC, which produces MRIKEIELDNFKSFGKRTVVPLLPGFTTISGPNGSGKSNIIDSLLFALGLSSTRSMRAERLPDLLNNLSGKNEARVTVRFTDDKGNELEVVRRIRVKENSYTSTYMLNGRNTTLTEIHDELMKYNVSPTGFNVIMQGDVTGIVTMSASERRKIIDELAGVAEFDRRIDQATDELSSVGEKIDHQKIILTEIAARILTLQSDRDQALKYLDLKKQKESIERDLVFVRVKEGEAKLAAELARLTSLNEREEHLLAVREKAEMDLFQLRSEMGRIDEEIRDKGGNEQILLRQEQENLRGELTREENRLASVTTAAEEKGKLQKSLQAQIKTIDKHINDLNKHRKQSEIDIKAVKEIYAEKEAALAVIQSQIDELRQAKDRSSDKVTSTYSTLQKLREEKHELEVKCTKHSSRKEELERGLESLRSFVTTNISKSAESKGLVLSLERKYTDVQALALGMERNVRQLEDEMASTNEDIEMKRKELEAINRRIIELETHRDVAGESGYGRAVEAILKANIPGVHGTIGQLGNVDQRYTTALEICIGPRLAHIVVDDDQVAQECIEYLKSHKAGRATFVPLNKIVTQPPGLLPDRPGVIDYAYNLIDFDPRYSKAFQYACGQTIVVEDMEVGRKLLGQARMVTLPGELFEKAGSITGGTDSKAKLHFTGGKGENDLNTLQLKSKSLLGYIQGLQDALKELTATIAEDREKLKDVHTQLAKEHAELEGKRKESENIDKEIEEAKPKLRANGDEIEQIDKDLDQYSKTLADLDKQIGKLHEEVADITSSGQRSEIDKLIGQAEELQIELEHIGQNVNENQREIDRLEAEERVEQNTRAGFDAQLVEVTKEIDELKVEFPGHTARIEELKKQIDEIEVKVNSLSNELTQLRELKDQIYEKVTGCEIEKTKIEQDLLHLEEERQKCKLSHGALTEQLTVLKVELEQLLAEQPDYEPPSAGTVEQLKMQSDRLEKRMRALEPVNMKALEEYDLTRQRQQEMEENLLTLTTEKDEILQRIAGYDELKKRTFMESFDAINANFQEIFHELSHGSGRLELENPERPFEGGLIIRAQPREKKMQRIEALSGGEKSLTALSFVFAFQRYAPAPFYAFDEVDMMLDGSNAERLARMVKRQSEQAQFVVVSLRRPMIENSNHAVGVSLRADGFSRVVGIQEIQLPDEEQAEEVVGAGV; this is translated from the coding sequence ATGCGCATAAAAGAGATCGAACTCGACAACTTTAAGTCGTTCGGAAAGCGCACTGTTGTACCGCTTTTACCAGGCTTTACGACAATTTCCGGACCAAACGGCTCCGGCAAGTCGAATATCATCGATAGTTTGTTATTTGCATTAGGACTGTCTTCTACGCGCTCGATGCGTGCTGAGAGACTGCCCGACTTGCTCAACAACTTGAGCGGCAAGAACGAAGCCCGAGTAACCGTACGCTTTACGGATGACAAAGGCAATGAGCTCGAGGTAGTCCGCCGTATTCGCGTCAAGGAAAACAGCTATACCTCGACGTATATGCTTAACGGCAGAAATACAACTCTCACTGAAATCCACGACGAGCTGATGAAATACAACGTCAGCCCGACAGGTTTTAACGTCATCATGCAGGGCGACGTCACGGGAATTGTGACCATGAGCGCCAGCGAACGCCGTAAAATCATAGATGAATTGGCCGGCGTTGCCGAATTCGACAGACGTATTGATCAAGCAACAGATGAACTTTCATCCGTAGGCGAAAAAATTGATCACCAGAAAATTATTCTGACTGAAATTGCCGCTCGCATTTTGACTCTGCAATCAGATAGAGACCAAGCTCTCAAATATCTTGATTTGAAAAAGCAGAAAGAAAGCATTGAACGTGACTTGGTATTCGTCCGGGTAAAAGAAGGCGAAGCCAAATTAGCTGCTGAATTAGCCAGACTAACAAGCCTCAACGAGCGTGAAGAGCATTTACTTGCCGTCCGCGAAAAGGCTGAAATGGATCTTTTCCAATTGCGCTCCGAAATGGGTCGCATTGACGAAGAGATTCGTGACAAGGGTGGCAACGAGCAGATATTACTCCGCCAGGAACAAGAAAACCTGCGCGGTGAATTGACTCGTGAAGAAAACAGACTTGCATCCGTCACAACCGCTGCTGAAGAAAAAGGCAAATTGCAAAAGAGCTTACAAGCTCAAATTAAGACCATTGATAAACACATCAATGACTTGAACAAGCACAGAAAGCAAAGCGAAATTGATATCAAGGCTGTAAAAGAAATTTACGCCGAGAAGGAAGCTGCACTTGCTGTAATTCAAAGTCAGATTGATGAATTGCGCCAAGCTAAAGATCGTTCGTCAGACAAAGTAACTTCCACTTATTCAACTTTGCAGAAGTTGAGAGAAGAAAAGCACGAACTAGAAGTTAAGTGCACCAAGCACAGCAGCCGTAAGGAAGAGCTCGAAAGAGGTCTTGAGTCCTTACGCTCTTTTGTCACAACAAATATCAGTAAGTCAGCTGAATCCAAAGGCTTAGTTCTCTCGTTAGAGCGTAAATACACAGATGTCCAAGCGTTGGCACTGGGTATGGAGCGCAACGTTCGTCAGCTGGAAGACGAAATGGCTTCAACCAATGAAGACATTGAGATGAAGCGCAAGGAATTGGAAGCAATCAACAGACGCATCATCGAGTTGGAAACCCACCGTGATGTTGCTGGTGAAAGCGGTTATGGCAGAGCTGTCGAAGCCATCTTAAAAGCTAATATCCCCGGTGTGCACGGCACAATTGGTCAATTGGGTAATGTTGACCAGCGTTACACAACAGCTTTGGAAATTTGTATTGGACCAAGACTGGCTCACATTGTTGTAGATGACGACCAAGTAGCTCAAGAATGTATTGAATACTTAAAGTCACACAAAGCCGGTCGCGCGACATTCGTTCCTCTAAATAAGATAGTCACGCAACCACCAGGCTTATTGCCTGATCGTCCAGGCGTAATTGACTATGCCTATAACTTAATTGACTTCGATCCTCGTTATTCCAAAGCCTTCCAATATGCTTGCGGACAGACAATTGTCGTCGAAGACATGGAAGTTGGACGTAAGCTTCTCGGTCAAGCTCGCATGGTCACACTGCCAGGCGAACTGTTTGAAAAAGCAGGAAGTATCACTGGTGGTACAGACAGTAAAGCCAAACTGCACTTTACAGGCGGCAAGGGTGAAAACGACCTCAATACTCTGCAATTAAAGAGCAAGAGCCTACTTGGCTATATCCAAGGATTGCAGGACGCTCTCAAAGAATTGACAGCAACCATCGCTGAAGATCGTGAAAAGCTCAAAGATGTTCACACGCAGCTGGCCAAAGAACATGCTGAACTTGAAGGCAAGCGCAAAGAGTCGGAAAACATCGACAAAGAAATTGAAGAAGCTAAGCCTAAGCTGAGAGCTAATGGTGACGAGATTGAACAGATTGATAAAGATCTGGATCAATACTCCAAGACTTTGGCTGACTTGGACAAGCAGATCGGAAAACTCCACGAAGAAGTTGCCGATATCACAAGCTCCGGTCAAAGAAGCGAAATTGATAAGCTCATTGGTCAAGCTGAAGAATTACAGATTGAACTTGAGCACATTGGTCAAAACGTAAACGAAAACCAGCGCGAAATAGACCGCCTGGAAGCCGAAGAAAGAGTCGAGCAAAATACTCGCGCCGGCTTTGACGCACAGCTAGTCGAAGTGACTAAGGAAATCGACGAGCTCAAAGTAGAATTCCCGGGACATACTGCACGTATTGAAGAGCTGAAGAAGCAAATAGACGAGATTGAAGTTAAGGTCAACTCTCTATCTAATGAATTGACTCAGCTACGCGAACTCAAAGACCAGATCTATGAAAAGGTCACTGGCTGCGAGATTGAAAAGACCAAAATAGAGCAAGACTTACTCCACTTGGAAGAAGAGCGCCAGAAGTGCAAACTATCGCACGGTGCTTTGACCGAGCAATTAACTGTTCTGAAAGTCGAACTCGAGCAATTGCTTGCCGAACAACCTGATTACGAGCCACCATCTGCCGGTACTGTTGAACAACTGAAGATGCAGTCCGACAGGTTGGAAAAGCGCATGCGCGCCCTCGAGCCTGTAAACATGAAGGCTTTGGAAGAGTACGACTTAACCAGACAGCGCCAGCAGGAAATGGAAGAGAACCTGCTTACGTTGACCACCGAGAAAGACGAAATTCTCCAGCGCATTGCCGGCTACGACGAATTGAAGAAGCGCACATTTATGGAATCATTCGATGCCATTAACGCCAACTTCCAAGAAATCTTCCACGAACTCTCTCACGGTAGCGGTCGCCTCGAGCTGGAAAATCCGGAAAGACCATTCGAAGGCGGTCTCATTATCCGTGCTCAACCACGTGAGAAGAAGATGCAACGCATCGAGGCTCTATCCGGTGGTGAGAAGTCACTGACAGCTTTGTCATTTGTGTTTGCCTTCCAGCGTTATGCTCCGGCTCCGTTCTACGCATTTGATGAAGTCGACATGATGCTTGATGGTTCCAACGCTGAGCGCCTTGCCCGCATGGTCAAGCGTCAATCAGAACAAGCTCAGTTTGTTGTAGTAAGTTTGCGCCGTCCAATGATTGAAAATTCCAACCACGCTGTTGGCGTATCCTTGAGAGCCGATGGCTTCTCACGCGTGGTCGGTATCCAAGAAATTCAACTGCCTGATGAAGAACAAGCGGAAGAAGTGGTTGGGGCAGGTGTTTAA
- a CDS encoding NUDIX hydrolase, with product MPTADVRVTVDSVVLTVQEDTLEVLLIKRKYEPFKTKWALPGGFLETSDKSLEDAVARELYEETNVSNVYLEQLYTFGDKGRDPRGRVVTVAYLALIRQEGFELRTSSEASGVAWWPVNALPDLAFDHERIISYAHQRLKNKIEYSPAAFKLLPDKFTLRDLQMIYEGVLGKAIDNRNFRKKFLNTGVLQELEETTQESSFRPARLYSFSEEDFEKLPDRPVFVFS from the coding sequence ATGCCGACAGCAGACGTGCGAGTAACTGTAGACTCCGTCGTTTTGACTGTGCAGGAAGACACCCTGGAAGTACTACTTATTAAGCGCAAGTACGAGCCTTTCAAAACTAAGTGGGCGCTGCCGGGTGGATTTCTTGAGACTTCGGACAAAAGCCTGGAAGATGCAGTTGCCCGCGAATTATATGAAGAGACCAATGTCTCAAACGTCTATCTCGAACAGTTATATACGTTCGGCGACAAAGGTCGTGATCCCAGAGGTCGTGTCGTTACTGTTGCCTATCTTGCCCTCATTCGTCAGGAGGGTTTTGAACTGCGCACTAGCTCTGAGGCATCAGGGGTTGCCTGGTGGCCGGTCAACGCACTTCCAGATTTAGCTTTTGACCACGAACGCATCATTAGCTATGCGCATCAGCGATTGAAAAACAAAATCGAATACTCACCGGCAGCATTTAAACTGCTGCCCGACAAATTTACTTTGCGCGATCTACAAATGATCTATGAGGGCGTACTGGGTAAAGCGATAGATAACCGCAACTTCCGAAAGAAGTTTCTCAATACAGGCGTTCTCCAAGAGCTGGAAGAAACGACCCAAGAATCATCCTTCAGACCGGCTCGACTGTATTCATTCTCGGAGGAAGACTTCGAGAAACTACCTGATCGCCCAGTTTTCGTATTCAGCTAA
- a CDS encoding tetratricopeptide repeat protein has product MIRFLVFCISMLVCSSSAQALDLPSAIQPYRLEHFPTQEQLLIRLKDLKAKALSKPDNSQILVNLAEVEGQLGDLDQAIKHGRSAANYAPEDFRVHLVLARLFLLDRNALAARLQAERALELMGKTGDRTAARCLQITALIDLKELSKADKLSASEFKKSPKDARLAFLRGWVLAANQEKAAQEAALSAYRQSLILDPSMNESHYNLGLLLAQQGQNKAAIAELTTYLSSSSGTSSSSTAKLAEDLISKLAHQD; this is encoded by the coding sequence ATGATTCGATTTCTTGTTTTTTGTATATCAATGCTTGTTTGCAGCTCAAGCGCGCAAGCATTGGATTTGCCCAGTGCAATACAACCCTATAGGCTGGAGCACTTCCCGACTCAAGAACAACTCTTAATTCGCCTCAAAGACCTAAAGGCAAAAGCTCTAAGCAAACCGGACAACAGCCAAATTCTCGTAAACCTTGCTGAGGTCGAAGGTCAGCTGGGAGATCTAGACCAAGCCATAAAACACGGCAGATCAGCTGCAAACTATGCTCCTGAAGACTTCAGAGTTCATCTGGTTTTGGCAAGACTTTTCCTTCTTGACCGCAACGCATTGGCAGCCAGGCTCCAGGCAGAAAGAGCCCTTGAGCTGATGGGCAAGACTGGCGATAGAACTGCTGCCCGGTGCTTGCAGATAACCGCTCTAATTGACCTGAAAGAGCTTTCAAAAGCAGACAAGCTATCAGCCTCGGAGTTCAAAAAGAGCCCTAAGGATGCCCGTTTAGCCTTCCTTAGAGGGTGGGTTTTGGCTGCTAACCAAGAGAAAGCGGCTCAGGAAGCAGCATTGAGCGCCTACAGGCAGTCTCTAATCCTCGATCCAAGCATGAACGAGTCCCATTACAACCTGGGGCTTCTACTGGCTCAACAAGGGCAAAATAAGGCGGCAATTGCCGAGCTAACCACCTATTTGTCTTCTTCGTCAGGGACATCCAGTAGTTCAACTGCCAAGTTAGCAGAAGATTTAATCTCCAAATTAGCCCATCAGGACTGA
- a CDS encoding DUF2892 domain-containing protein, giving the protein MNSTTNIWSLDRQVRFTSAVLILLGISLAYTISPFWIYLSAFIALGMLLSALTDSCGMGLVLSKLPWNRTVKSCAKDCQN; this is encoded by the coding sequence ATGAATTCAACAACTAATATATGGTCCCTAGACCGTCAGGTTCGCTTCACGTCCGCTGTACTAATTCTACTTGGTATCAGCTTGGCGTACACGATATCGCCATTTTGGATCTATCTTTCTGCATTTATTGCATTGGGCATGCTTTTGTCTGCTTTAACCGATAGCTGCGGCATGGGTCTTGTCTTAAGCAAATTGCCCTGGAATAGAACTGTTAAATCTTGTGCCAAGGATTGCCAAAATTGA
- the nadA gene encoding quinolinate synthase NadA: MLQTKIIPSALTDQLRQDQLVKEIRALAKKRNAVILAHNYQIPEIQDVADFVGDSLGLSQQAHKTSADVIAFCGVHFMAETAAILCPDKRVLIPDLKAGCSLAESINIDQLRAWKAEHPNAVVVSYVNTTAEIKAETDYCCTSGNALKIVQSIPEDQEILFLPDQFLGSWVQKMTGRKNMHIWMGECHVHSAVPPSKIDEKLKEYPKAELLIHPECGCLTPYLDRVIRQNGTCPLKVASTEGMMKQANTSSSKQFVVATEIGILHRLKKENPEKEFLPIDNEMSCKYMKMITLENLHNALKNDEFHVTVPEEIAKKARLSIDRMISIV; encoded by the coding sequence ATGCTGCAAACAAAAATAATTCCGTCAGCGCTCACCGACCAGTTAAGACAAGACCAACTGGTTAAAGAAATCCGAGCACTGGCGAAAAAGCGCAACGCCGTTATTCTGGCGCACAACTATCAAATCCCCGAGATACAAGATGTTGCCGATTTCGTTGGCGACTCCCTGGGGCTTTCACAGCAAGCGCACAAAACATCTGCTGATGTTATTGCTTTCTGCGGCGTACACTTCATGGCTGAAACAGCAGCTATTCTATGCCCAGACAAACGCGTTCTCATTCCAGATCTAAAGGCAGGCTGCTCTCTAGCGGAGTCAATTAATATTGATCAACTGCGCGCCTGGAAAGCAGAGCATCCAAATGCCGTCGTTGTTTCATATGTAAATACAACTGCCGAAATTAAAGCTGAGACGGATTATTGCTGCACATCCGGCAATGCATTAAAGATCGTCCAATCTATTCCAGAGGACCAGGAAATTTTATTTCTGCCAGATCAATTTTTAGGATCTTGGGTGCAGAAAATGACTGGCCGCAAAAATATGCACATATGGATGGGTGAGTGTCACGTTCACTCGGCTGTTCCACCAAGCAAAATCGACGAGAAGTTAAAAGAGTATCCGAAAGCTGAACTTCTAATTCACCCTGAATGTGGTTGTTTAACTCCATATTTGGATCGCGTGATTAGACAAAACGGCACATGTCCATTAAAAGTTGCATCGACCGAAGGCATGATGAAACAAGCCAATACTTCATCATCCAAACAGTTTGTCGTTGCAACTGAAATTGGCATTCTACACAGACTCAAGAAAGAAAATCCCGAAAAGGAATTTCTACCCATCGACAATGAGATGTCCTGCAAATACATGAAGATGATTACACTCGAAAATTTGCATAACGCACTTAAAAATGACGAATTCCACGTAACAGTCCCTGAAGAGATTGCAAAGAAAGCAAGACTTTCAATAGACAGAATGATTTCTATTGTTTAA
- the nadC gene encoding carboxylating nicotinate-nucleotide diphosphorylase, whose product MTNTTNLLATAKLPTSEQIPATVNRPLFSDWEEQLIDRSIKFAFEEDLGINNEDITSLATVSPDTVVSASLVIKQKGTIAGLYLLEKVFGKLDKDISIKLLGRDGDTITQIPHTIATITGKARAILAGERLALNYIQRLSGIATKTKQFVELAKPEGVQILNTRKTTPGLRTLEREATYVAGALNHRFGLSEGILIKDNHIRLAGGIPQAIAKVREMHPDRIVEVETTTLNEVRQAEEAGAEIVMLDNMTPQMVTEAVAILDGKAFIEVSGGINLDNISHYLIKGVNGISIGGLTHSAPAIDISLEVEI is encoded by the coding sequence ATGACCAACACGACAAACCTTTTAGCAACAGCCAAATTGCCGACCAGCGAGCAAATCCCAGCTACTGTCAATCGACCACTATTTAGCGACTGGGAAGAGCAGCTAATAGACAGGTCAATCAAATTCGCCTTCGAAGAAGACCTTGGCATTAATAACGAAGACATCACATCTTTGGCGACTGTGTCACCCGACACAGTCGTTTCTGCTTCTTTGGTTATAAAGCAGAAAGGCACGATTGCCGGACTCTACCTCTTAGAGAAGGTCTTCGGCAAACTGGACAAAGACATCTCCATCAAATTGCTAGGACGAGATGGCGACACGATTACTCAAATCCCGCACACGATTGCCACGATAACAGGCAAAGCCAGAGCGATACTTGCCGGCGAAAGATTAGCCCTCAACTACATCCAGAGACTATCGGGCATTGCTACGAAAACAAAGCAATTTGTTGAGCTGGCAAAACCGGAAGGCGTTCAAATCCTCAACACAAGAAAAACCACACCGGGACTAAGGACTCTTGAGAGAGAAGCCACTTATGTCGCCGGCGCCTTGAACCATCGCTTTGGACTGAGCGAAGGCATTCTCATCAAAGACAACCACATCAGACTAGCCGGCGGCATTCCGCAGGCAATCGCCAAAGTACGCGAGATGCATCCGGATCGCATCGTCGAAGTTGAGACCACAACTCTCAATGAAGTTCGCCAAGCCGAAGAAGCTGGAGCGGAAATCGTCATGCTCGACAATATGACGCCGCAAATGGTGACTGAAGCCGTAGCAATACTTGACGGCAAGGCTTTCATTGAAGTCTCCGGCGGAATTAATTTAGACAACATTTCTCACTACCTAATAAAGGGTGTCAACGGCATATCAATCGGCGGGCTGACACATTCAGCACCGGCGATAGATATTAGTCTTGAGGTTGAAATATAA
- a CDS encoding c-type cytochrome, producing MSVISGIRLVVFTLLALSVTLSFQITDAAAKDQAKKNRATKVEGQTIFNQYCASCHQDGGNVTVPSKTVAGSNKLATVAVFKDYLNNPVGHMPFYKNVIDDKATLDALYRYCKSLKKESIKQVSQEPMPSNKL from the coding sequence GTGTCTGTAATTAGTGGAATACGTCTTGTTGTCTTTACCTTACTAGCATTATCTGTAACTTTGTCCTTTCAAATAACTGATGCAGCCGCAAAAGATCAGGCAAAAAAGAATCGCGCAACAAAGGTCGAAGGACAAACGATCTTCAATCAGTACTGTGCCAGCTGCCACCAGGATGGTGGCAATGTGACAGTACCCAGCAAAACAGTAGCCGGCTCCAACAAGTTAGCTACGGTTGCAGTTTTTAAAGATTATTTGAATAACCCTGTTGGGCACATGCCTTTCTACAAAAATGTTATAGATGACAAGGCTACCCTCGATGCACTCTATAGATATTGCAAGTCTTTGAAAAAGGAAAGTATCAAACAAGTGTCTCAAGAGCCTATGCCCAGCAATAAGCTCTAA